Genomic segment of Novipirellula artificiosorum:
TGGCGAACATTTGAACTGGCTACCTTCGATGCTAAGTCGCTGTTCTGTTGCCTCAACTCATCATTGTCATCACAGAGCTGACGGTTTTCAGCCTCCAAAGTGTTGACTTGGATTCGGAAGGTTTGAAGTTCCTGCTCCAACTCGTCCAACGTTTGCTGGGTTTCGTGATCGGGCTGTGTCCAGTTGGTTTGTACTGGCTCGGTCGCCTTCGCCTCGGTCACCACCTTCAATTCGGCGCGAAGCTCACTGATTTCGGCGACCAACTGCTGCAAAAGGGATTCATTTCCCGCAATGGCTTCGAGCAGCGGTCCCGTCGTCTGGGCAGCGGGGCCGCGCGCTTCCGAAACCGCTGGATTACATCGATCAACGGTGGTCAAGTCCGATGCGATTGGCCGGGGCGGCGCGAGGTTCTCGGTCGTCGTCGTTGTTTTCTTCGCCGGCGCAGCGGTCGACTTCGCGGGGCGAGTTCGGGACTTTCGAGGCTTCCGAGTCATGAGAATCGTTTAGTGAGAGCGGTTGTGGTTGAGCCGCGTTTCGCTCGACCGCCTTAACCGTTAAAATCGGACACCGTTAGCGGTTGGCTGGGAAGGTTGGTTCGAGCCATGTTTCGCAAAAACGACGTCGTTGTCGTTAAGCTTCACTGAATCCTTACGTCGCAACCAAAACGCTGTCAAAAAACACCATGCCAAAAAAGAAAAGGTCGCAACCCGATTCGGTTGACCATGCCGATTCTGGCGACATCGACTTTGAATCGGCCCTCAGCGAAGTCGAAAAAATTGTCCATCAGCTCGAAAGTGGTGAGCTTGGATTGACCGAGTCGCTTCGCGAGTACGAATTGGGCATCAAACGGCTGAATCAATGCCATCAATTGCTGGAATCTGCCGAGCAAAAGATCACGATGCTCTCGGGTTTCGATGCCGAGGGCAACGCGGTAACGGTATCGTTTGGGGATTCGGAATCATCCGAGGATGAACCGACTCGCGCGGGTCGGCGCAATCGTAGCGGTTCGCGGGCGTCACAAAAAAAGACAGTGGCCTCGTCGGATATGTTCGACGATTCCGATAATGATGACGATGCCGAAATTGACGGATTGTTCTAAAGAAAAGGCTTTGATGTTCGAACCACCGTCCCCTTTTGTCGCTCGTCCGGCCGCCGTCCCGCTGCCTCAGCCTGCAGGTACGAATCCGACCGGGATGGAGGATTTTCGCCCCAAGGTGGAACAATCGCTTCAACAGGCATGTGATTTCGGCCAGGGATGCCCCCCACGATTGGCTGAAGCGATGCGCTATGCGCTGCTGGCTCCTGGGAAGCGTTTGCGACCGGGTTTGGTGTTGATGGCCAGCGAGACCTGCGGGGGGACGACCGAGGATGCCATGCCCGCAGCCGTGGCGATCGAGATGATTCATGCTTATTCGTTGGTCCACGACGACCTGCCCGCAATGGATGATGACGACCTGCGCCGGGGCCGCCCGACGGTTCATGTGAAATTTGACGAGCCGACAGCGATCTTGGTAGGTGATGCCTTACAGGCCCAAGCCTTTTCACACCTGCTGAGCCACGGGTTGCAACGTCACCCGACCGATCCCAGCCGGGTTGCGTCTGCGGTCCAGGTTTTGGCGTCCGCCGCGGGAGCCGGTCAATTGGTAGGTGGACAATTCGACGACCTGGCAGCTGAACGGGAAGCAGCAACCGACTCGCCAAACAGCCAGCGCATCCGTACACTCTCGCATCTCGAGGCGATTCACCGCCGTAAAACGGGAGCCTTGTTTTCGGCGGCGCTCGATTTGGGGGCCATCCTGGCCGGCGCCAATTCGCAGTCACGGCAAGCCCTTTTCGATTATTCTAAAGATCTCGGGTTGGCGTTTCAGGTTGTGGACGATTTACTTGACTTCACTTCTGACGAACAATCTTTGGGAAAACGTGTAGGAAAGGACGCCGATCGGGGTAAACTAACGTACCCCGGATTGCTGGGGATCGAGGGTGCTCGAACAAAGGCGAAGCAATTGGTCGAATCGGCTCGAAAGCATGTCGGTGTTTTCGGGGATGCCGCTTGGCGGTTAGCCCGATTAGCGGACTACGTATTGCATCGCACGCATTGACAGGAAAGATGATGAACAACGAGGAATCGGTGGTGTCGAAACACCCGCTGCTGGAAAGTCTGACCGATGCGATGCCGCTCCGCGAAATGACGCGAGATCAGCTGGTCGGTTTGGCAGCAGAAACCCGTGATGTCCTGTGCAATCTGTTGGCCACTCGGACCGCCCACTTCGCTTCCAATTTGGGGGTCGTCGAATTATGCATCGCCCTGCACTGTGAATTTGATTTCCGCACCGATCGACTCATTTGGGACACGGGCCACCAAATCTATCCCCATAAGTTGGTGACGGGCCGCTATCGCGACTTTCCAACGATCCGAACACGTGGCGGTTTGATGGGGTACCCCAATCCGCAAGAAAGCGTCTACGACTTGTTCATGACGGGCCACGCGGGAAGCAGCGTGAGCACGGCGGTGGGGCTTCGCAGCGGAGACGTTCTTTCGGGAAATCCCGACCGACGAACGGTAGCGGTCATTGGTGACGGTGCCTTTCCGAGCGGAATCGTTTTCGAAGCCATGAACAATGCTGGCGAACTCGAAGACGACCTGACCATCATCTTGAATGACAACAAAATGTCGATTTGCCCGCGCGTCGGTGCAGTGGCAACCTATTTGGATCGGCTTCGATCCAATCCGTACTACACGGGGCTGAAGACCGAAGTGGTGCGATTGCTCGATCTCGTCCCGATGTTTGGTGATCCCGCGGAGCGATTGTTGGCTCAGATGAAAGAAGGTGTCAAAGCCGGATTGCTCGGCGGCATGCTGTTTGAGGAACTTGGGATCCGCTATGTCGGACCGATCGATGGTCACGACATCTCGCTGATGCGAAAATACTTAGCGATGGTCCGGGAAATGAAAGGCCCCGTGCTGCTGCATGTCGTGACCGAGAAAGGCCATGGCTACAAGCCCGCGGCCGAAGATCCGGTCTTCTTTCACACACCCCCTGCGTTTACCGAAGAACGTGGAAAACCGGTCCCGACCGCCAGCAGCGGGTGTCCGCCATTTACCCTTCACGCTCGAAACGCAATCCGCAAAAGCATGGCCGAAGATGATCGGGTCACCATCATCACCGCAGCGATGTGCCAAGGCAACAAATTGGAACCGGTACGGGAACAGTTTCCCGAACGTTTTTTTGATGTGGGGATTTGCGAATCGCACGCGGTTGCCTTCGCCGCCGGCCAATGCAAAACCGGCTTGCGCCCGATCGTGGATATCTACAGCACGTTCTTGCAGCGGAGCTACGACCAGATTTTTCAAGAGGTGGCCTTGCAAGATTTGCCGGTCGTTTTCCTGATCGATCGTGCCGGGCTCACAGGTCCAGACGGTCCCACGCATCACGGCGTCTACGACCTCGGTTACTTGCGCGTGTTCCCAAATATGGTGGTGATGTCGCCTGGCTACGCCGCAGAAGTCGAACTGATGCTTTCGGCCGCCATTCATCACGATCATCCGGTAGCGATTCGATACCCGAAAGCCTCTGCACTAGAGCTGGCAAGAACTCCCGATCCGATCGAGATCGGAAGAAGTGAACGAATTCGTGATGGACGGGACGGAACGATCGTCGCCTGTGGATCGATGCTGGATCAAGCGTTGGCTGCGGCGGAGTCACTCTGCGACGATTTGGATGTCGGTGTGGTCAACGCTCGGTTCATCAAGCCGATCGATGTCGAAATGGTTCGACAAAGCGTCGAGACAGGCAAGTTCGTGATCACGGTCGAAGAGCATGCCAAAATGGGTGGATTCGGCTCTGCGTTCCTGGAAACTGCGGTTGAGCAGCGACTCGATACGCGACGGATTCATCTGCTCGCTTTGTCGGATAAGTTCATCGATCATGGAGATCGGGACGAGTTGTTGGCCGAAGAAGGTTTGGGGGCCGAACAGATCGCTCAGGCGTGTCGCGATGCGGCGGATGATCGCATCACAATGACTCAAGATGCGAAGCCGATCCATGCCACCCACTGATCCGGCGAAGACGCGAGAAACCAGCAAGTGGTGTCACGATGGTGATCGGCCAAGTGTGGTGATTCTCGGGGCACCCAACCGTGATCGCGTTCAATCGGAACTCGCTCGTTTGCGGCCCACCCTTGCGGAAAGCGCCCACATTGTTGCCGAGGATTTGGCGTTTCAGTACGAGTTTGAAGACGTCGAAATTGATCTGGTCATTGTGCTTGGTGGTGACGGCTCGATCTTACAAGCGGCCCGCCAAATGGGTCAGCATCAGTCGCCGGTGTTGGGCGTCAATTGTGGTCGTTTGGGATTCCTCGCCGCATTGTCCCCAGACGATTTTCTACAGGCCTGGCCCGATGTGCTGCGGGGATCGTTTGATGTGATTGATCATTTGATGATTCAGATCACGGTCATGCGTGGCGAACAGAAGATCGCAGAACAATTAGCACTAAACGAAGTTGCGATTCTGCGGGGCGCCCCCTACTTGATCCTGGACATCGACCTGTACGCCGACGGCCATCTCGCGACTCGCTACCGATGCGACGGCTTGATCCTCGCAACGCCCGTCGGATCGACGGCGCACAATTTGTCCGCCGGAGGGCCGATTCTGAGGCGGAACCTGCAAGCGATCGTGATTTCACCGATTAGTCCGCACACGTTGACCTATCGCCCGGTCGTCGACTCGGCCGATACGGTTTTCGAATTGTCCGTGACCGAGCCTTACGAATCGACCAGCGTCGTCGTGGACGGACGCATCCTGAGCCAATTGTTGCCGGGGGATCGAGTGCGCGTTGAGCGGGCAGGGGCAACGTTCCAAATGTTGTCGGTACCCGGCCAGGACGACTATCGCACGCTCCGAGACAAATTGGGCTGGGGAGGTACGGTCAATGCGAATTCCAGGCAAAGCGATTAACGAGCGGTTAGAGCTTGCGCTGCCGAGAGCGTGGGAGGGTGTTCCATTCCCCTCACGCTTGAACTGCTTTTGTCACTGATAGACGCGCACGTAGTCGACCAGCATTTGCTGTGGAAATTTGGTTTCTTGGTTGACGGGGCCAACGAAACCACCCCCCACCGCCAAGTTCAGTAGCAGATGGAACGACTGATCAAACGGTGCAGGGAAACCCGCAGCGGACGAGTTCCACTTGGTTTGCGTTTGATAGAGATGGCCGTCGACACGCCACTCGATCTTGCCTTTGCTCCAATCGACGGCGAAGGTATGGTAATCGTCGGCAAAGCTGCCTTGGGGAAGGGTATAGGAGTCGCCAGTGTGGACGTTGTTCGGCCAAGCGGGTCCATAGTGCAAGGTGCCCAAAACGGTTTCCGGTTGTTGTCCACGCATTTCCATGATGTCGATCTCTCCGCTGGCGGCCCATCCCCCGTAGGTTTCCTCGGTTGGCAACATCCATATCGCAGGCCAAATCCCTGCTCCGCGCGGAAGTTTCGCTCGGACTTCGACCCGCCCATATTTCCAATCTCCACGGCGTTTGGTGCGCACCCGGCCCGACGAATACTCTCGCTCGGTACCGCTGACACCCGCGTGATCTCGGTGGGCCTCGAGAATCAAGGATCCGTTCTCGACGCGAACGTTCTTGCTCCGATCCGTGTAGATCTGAAGCTCATGGTTCCCACCACCAAAGGCATTGACTTCGATTTCCCACTTGGAATAGTCGAGCAAATCGCCGTTGAATTCGTCCTGCCAAACCAGGGAATCAAAAGGGGGTTCGGCGGATGCCTGGGCCCAAATCGCGTTGGCAAAACAAAACGATGCAATGAGAGTCAGCACGACGGAGAAACGACTCATTCGGTTGCCTTGAGAAAAAGGGATTTGCCTATTAAGGAACAGAGCAAGGTTGCGGGTCTTCTTCCGATTCGAAAGTTCGTTAGGCCAAGGGCGTCTGAGACAAACACTTGCCAATTTGTCGGACTGCCTGACGGAGCCGTTGTTCATTCTCGACCAAGGACATGCGTAAAAAGCCCTCGCCCGCTTGACCAAAGCCGCTTCCGGGACTGACCGCCACGTTTCCCTCTTCGAGCAACTTCAAGGCAAAGTCCATCGTGCTCATCGTTTTCCGCCACGCTTCGGGAACCTCGGCCCAAACGAACATGCCCGCTTTTGGCGGTGTCACATTCCACCCCAAGCGTTTCAGTCCGCTGACCAACACGTCCCTTCGTCCTTGATAGATCTGCGACTGTCTTTCAACGTTCGCTTCGGTTTCACGCAACGCAACGATCGCCGCGATTTGGATGGCTTGGAACATCCCATAGTCGTAATAACCCTTGACAGTCCCCAAACCACGAATCATTTCCGAGTTTCCAGCACAAAAGCCAACTCGCCATCCGGCCATGTTGTACCCCTTGCTCATCGTCGTGAACTCGACGCCAACGTCTTTTGCGCCAGCGGCAGCAAGAAAGCTGGGCGGCCGATACCCGTCGAATGCGACATCGGCGTAAGCAAAATCATGGATCACCATGAACCCGTACTTCTTTGCCAGCCGAACCACTTCCACGAAGAACTCCGGTTCGATCACCGCGGACGAGGGGTTATGAGGGTAGTTGACGATCAGCACTTTCGGCGTTGGTGCCATGTGTTCGCAGGTGTAGGCAACGTTTCGCAAGAAACGCTCGGAATCCGCGACGTCCAGCGCCACCACGTTGCCGCTGGCAAGAATCACTCCATACATGTGGACGGGAAAGTAAGGGGACGGGATCATGGCCGTGTCGCCCGGTCCCATCAAGGCCAAGCACATGTGCGAGAAGCCTTCCTTGCTGCCCAAGCACGACATGACTTCGAGTTCGGGATCAAGCCGAACGCCATATTGCCGATAGTACTTGCTGGCGACCTCTCGGCGCAGGTTTGAAATTCCATTCGATTTACTGTAGCCGTGGTTCCCCGGGTCTGCGGCCGCGTCCGCCAATTTTTGGATCACGGCCGGATCGGGCGGATCCGACGGGTTGCCCATCCCCAAGTCAATGACGTCATCGCCCGCGCGACGTTTCTGATACAACGAGTTGTTGATTCGCCCAAACATGTAGGGAGGCAAGCGATCCACGCGAGATGCAAATTTGACCTCGAACGGTTGGGGAACCGGATCGGTCGTCGGTGGCTTGATCGCCGGCGCATCGATATTGGGCGTATCCGAATTAAACGGTTGACTCATGTTCGTCACGTTAGGGAGTAAGAATTCAGCCTTGAGACTGCGACCCACAGAGTAGGGGGCTTGTTGGGCCGTGCAGGTCACCATTGTCGACAAGACACGCTCACTCGCCCAGGGGTTATCGGAAACACGATTTTTGATCTATGGCTGGCCCGAACGGCGAGGACCAACACGAAAAAAGCCCGGCCTTTGCAGACCGAGCTTTCACAATTTCCTTGAAGAGGATGCCTACTTTTGGGACCCTTCCGATGCGTTTGCGACTCGCGGTATTTCCTTCGCTGCGACGAAGAAATTATCGATTTCAGCGGCTGACTTCAGTTGCTCAAACTTGAGACTCATCGCCAAATTCGTCTTCTTCTCCATCAGGTCGCGAATCAACTCGTCGCGAACCGCTGCCATATCCTTAACAACCGGTTCGGTGTACCCCTGGCAACGCATCACGATGTACTTGTCGCCCGTCACCACAATCCCACTCAGATCGCCCGGTTTCATGGCAAACGCTTCCCGTTCGATCGCAGGTTGACCACTGTGTTTGCGGATCGGCGGTACCTTTCCCATGTTGCTCGCTGAAACCGGTTCGACGCTGTACTGTTCGGCCAGTTGTCCAAAGAACGTGTCGGTGGGGTTATCGCGGGCCATCTCCCAAACTTTCTGGGCAGACCGTTGGTCCGAGAGCACAACGGCCAGGACTTCAACACGAGGCCCGAAAGCTGAGTCATAGCCCTTTTGGATGTCTTGTTCGGTCAACGTGACCGATGCCTCGACCAGTTTTT
This window contains:
- a CDS encoding glycoside hydrolase family 16 protein; its protein translation is MSRFSVVLTLIASFCFANAIWAQASAEPPFDSLVWQDEFNGDLLDYSKWEIEVNAFGGGNHELQIYTDRSKNVRVENGSLILEAHRDHAGVSGTEREYSSGRVRTKRRGDWKYGRVEVRAKLPRGAGIWPAIWMLPTEETYGGWAASGEIDIMEMRGQQPETVLGTLHYGPAWPNNVHTGDSYTLPQGSFADDYHTFAVDWSKGKIEWRVDGHLYQTQTKWNSSAAGFPAPFDQSFHLLLNLAVGGGFVGPVNQETKFPQQMLVDYVRVYQ
- a CDS encoding polyprenyl synthetase family protein; protein product: MFEPPSPFVARPAAVPLPQPAGTNPTGMEDFRPKVEQSLQQACDFGQGCPPRLAEAMRYALLAPGKRLRPGLVLMASETCGGTTEDAMPAAVAIEMIHAYSLVHDDLPAMDDDDLRRGRPTVHVKFDEPTAILVGDALQAQAFSHLLSHGLQRHPTDPSRVASAVQVLASAAGAGQLVGGQFDDLAAEREAATDSPNSQRIRTLSHLEAIHRRKTGALFSAALDLGAILAGANSQSRQALFDYSKDLGLAFQVVDDLLDFTSDEQSLGKRVGKDADRGKLTYPGLLGIEGARTKAKQLVESARKHVGVFGDAAWRLARLADYVLHRTH
- the dxs gene encoding 1-deoxy-D-xylulose-5-phosphate synthase, with amino-acid sequence MMNNEESVVSKHPLLESLTDAMPLREMTRDQLVGLAAETRDVLCNLLATRTAHFASNLGVVELCIALHCEFDFRTDRLIWDTGHQIYPHKLVTGRYRDFPTIRTRGGLMGYPNPQESVYDLFMTGHAGSSVSTAVGLRSGDVLSGNPDRRTVAVIGDGAFPSGIVFEAMNNAGELEDDLTIILNDNKMSICPRVGAVATYLDRLRSNPYYTGLKTEVVRLLDLVPMFGDPAERLLAQMKEGVKAGLLGGMLFEELGIRYVGPIDGHDISLMRKYLAMVREMKGPVLLHVVTEKGHGYKPAAEDPVFFHTPPAFTEERGKPVPTASSGCPPFTLHARNAIRKSMAEDDRVTIITAAMCQGNKLEPVREQFPERFFDVGICESHAVAFAAGQCKTGLRPIVDIYSTFLQRSYDQIFQEVALQDLPVVFLIDRAGLTGPDGPTHHGVYDLGYLRVFPNMVVMSPGYAAEVELMLSAAIHHDHPVAIRYPKASALELARTPDPIEIGRSERIRDGRDGTIVACGSMLDQALAAAESLCDDLDVGVVNARFIKPIDVEMVRQSVETGKFVITVEEHAKMGGFGSAFLETAVEQRLDTRRIHLLALSDKFIDHGDRDELLAEEGLGAEQIAQACRDAADDRITMTQDAKPIHATH
- the xseB gene encoding exodeoxyribonuclease VII small subunit codes for the protein MPKKKRSQPDSVDHADSGDIDFESALSEVEKIVHQLESGELGLTESLREYELGIKRLNQCHQLLESAEQKITMLSGFDAEGNAVTVSFGDSESSEDEPTRAGRRNRSGSRASQKKTVASSDMFDDSDNDDDAEIDGLF
- a CDS encoding NAD(+)/NADH kinase gives rise to the protein MPPTDPAKTRETSKWCHDGDRPSVVILGAPNRDRVQSELARLRPTLAESAHIVAEDLAFQYEFEDVEIDLVIVLGGDGSILQAARQMGQHQSPVLGVNCGRLGFLAALSPDDFLQAWPDVLRGSFDVIDHLMIQITVMRGEQKIAEQLALNEVAILRGAPYLILDIDLYADGHLATRYRCDGLILATPVGSTAHNLSAGGPILRRNLQAIVISPISPHTLTYRPVVDSADTVFELSVTEPYESTSVVVDGRILSQLLPGDRVRVERAGATFQMLSVPGQDDYRTLRDKLGWGGTVNANSRQSD
- a CDS encoding aminotransferase class I/II-fold pyridoxal phosphate-dependent enzyme; translated protein: MSQPFNSDTPNIDAPAIKPPTTDPVPQPFEVKFASRVDRLPPYMFGRINNSLYQKRRAGDDVIDLGMGNPSDPPDPAVIQKLADAAADPGNHGYSKSNGISNLRREVASKYYRQYGVRLDPELEVMSCLGSKEGFSHMCLALMGPGDTAMIPSPYFPVHMYGVILASGNVVALDVADSERFLRNVAYTCEHMAPTPKVLIVNYPHNPSSAVIEPEFFVEVVRLAKKYGFMVIHDFAYADVAFDGYRPPSFLAAAGAKDVGVEFTTMSKGYNMAGWRVGFCAGNSEMIRGLGTVKGYYDYGMFQAIQIAAIVALRETEANVERQSQIYQGRRDVLVSGLKRLGWNVTPPKAGMFVWAEVPEAWRKTMSTMDFALKLLEEGNVAVSPGSGFGQAGEGFLRMSLVENEQRLRQAVRQIGKCLSQTPLA